A stretch of the Lactuca sativa cultivar Salinas chromosome 9, Lsat_Salinas_v11, whole genome shotgun sequence genome encodes the following:
- the LOC111920407 gene encoding vacuolar protein sorting-associated protein 26A, with protein sequence MNYILGAFKPSCNISVTLNDVKTRKQVPLKKENGQISMVPLFQSQESIAGVISVDPVQGKKVEHNGIKIELLGQIEIYFDRGNFYDFTSLVRELDVPGEIYERKTFPFEFSSVEMPYETYNGVNVRLRYVLKVTISRGYSNITEYQDFVVRNYSPPPSINNSIKMEVGIEDCLHIEFEYNKSKYHLKDVIIGKIYFLLVRIKLKNMDLEIRRRESTGSGANTHVETETLAKFELMDGAPVRGESIPIRLFLSPYELTPTHKNINNKFSVKYYLNLVLVDEEDRRYFKQQEITIYRTAETAS encoded by the exons ATG AATTATATTTTAGGAGCTTTCAAGCCTTCTTGTAATATTTCAGTTACACTTAATGATGTGAAAACTCGCAAACAG GTTCCTTTGAAGAAGGAAAATGGTCAGATATCAATGGTGCCTCTTTTCCAAAGTCAAGAAAGCATTGCTGGAGTG ATATCTGTAGACCCAGTGCAAGGGAAGAAGGTTGAACATAATGGCATTAAAATAGAACTCCTTGGTCAAATTG AAATTTATTTTGACAGAGGCAACTTCTATGACTTTACCTCTCTTG TTCGTGAACTGGATGTTCCTGGTGAAATATATGAAAGGAAAACATTTCCTTTTGAATTTTCTTCAGTTGAAATGCCTTATGAGACATACAACGGTGTCAATGTGCGACTTAG GTATGTTCTAAAGGTAACTATCAGTCGGGGCTATAGCAACATAACAGAATACCAAGATTTTGtg gTTCGCAATTATAGCCCTCCTCCATCAATCAACAACAGCATTAAG ATGGAAGTTGGAATAGAAGACTGTCTTCATATTGAGTTTGAGTATAACAAGAGCAA GTATCATTTAAAAGACGTAATCATCGGGAAGATATATTTTCTACTTGTTAgaataaagttaaaaaacatgGATCTTGAGATAAGGCGAAGGGAATCAACTGGTTCAGGGGCAAACACTCATGTAGAGACAGAAACCCTAGCAAAGTTTGAGTTGATGGATGGTGCTCCTGTTAGag GTGAATCGATACCAATCAGGCTGTTTTTAAGCCCATATGAACTGACACCAACGCATAAGAATATTAACAACAAATTTAGTGTGAAGTATTATTTGAATCTGGTGCTTGTTGATGAAGAAGATCGCAGGTATTTCAAGCAGCAGGAAATTACAATATACAGGACTGCAGAGACTGCTTCCTGA